A window of the Gemmatimonadota bacterium genome harbors these coding sequences:
- a CDS encoding M50 family metallopeptidase — protein MIIIRTFWLHLLLAVIALALWDTPFVKPFRVFVVWIHEMGHASMAIATGGEVEELRVRWNESGHVISRGGIFPLISSAGYVGSAILGALLIYTGRWLGTQRILLGLIGVLQIGMAALYTPFGALDFWFGATCGLVLIVVTIRFGRLSHVLATWVGIVLCLYSLYDFRTDLWMQTERTDAGILARYFGIEILAYPIAFVWAAISIYFMYRAMRGLIQRRNGTEASSNQTAEYYSQD, from the coding sequence ATGATCATAATAAGAACATTCTGGCTGCATCTGCTATTGGCAGTTATCGCTCTGGCATTGTGGGACACGCCATTCGTAAAACCATTTCGCGTATTTGTGGTCTGGATACACGAAATGGGTCATGCGAGTATGGCGATTGCAACAGGTGGTGAAGTAGAGGAACTGCGCGTACGGTGGAATGAATCGGGGCATGTGATCAGCCGAGGGGGAATATTTCCACTCATCAGTTCAGCGGGTTATGTGGGATCGGCCATTCTCGGTGCATTGCTGATTTACACGGGTCGATGGCTGGGCACGCAAAGAATATTGCTCGGATTGATCGGTGTTCTGCAAATTGGAATGGCTGCACTGTACACACCATTTGGGGCACTCGATTTCTGGTTTGGCGCAACCTGCGGTCTCGTACTGATTGTCGTAACGATTCGATTTGGTCGCTTATCCCATGTGTTGGCAACGTGGGTTGGTATTGTCTTGTGTTTGTACAGTTTGTACGATTTTCGCACAGATTTGTGGATGCAGACAGAACGCACCGATGCGGGAATATTGGCGCGGTATTTCGGCATAGAGATATTGGCATATCCAATTGCATTTGTTTGGGCTGCTATTTCGATTTATTTCATGTACAGGGCGATGAGGGGATTAATTCAGAGACGTAATGGCACAGAGGCATCATCTAACCAGACCGCGGAGTATTATTCACAAGATTAA
- a CDS encoding creatininase family protein, translating into MSEQVLLAKLTRREFREALERGEFQTAIIPVGSNEQHLEHLAMEHDTASSTHVAVEAAKRLYPQVIVNVPMAVGISEHHMVHKGTVTAKPGSWLAVLFDAVESLVRHGVKNVIVLNGHGGNVAPLRGIFGQWRLFFKIDRPDVNLQWTSYWDLMSKDVAEQNLKTKRYPGHAQEFETAFALALWPENVRHDAMQDQVDKEPLEATAEAGAALVEDAITQVTAFTQAFIDGEHRGENVEHHP; encoded by the coding sequence ATGAGCGAGCAAGTTCTGCTGGCAAAATTGACGCGACGCGAATTTCGGGAAGCACTGGAACGCGGGGAATTTCAAACGGCGATTATTCCGGTAGGAAGCAACGAGCAGCATTTAGAGCACCTGGCAATGGAGCACGATACCGCTTCGTCAACCCATGTCGCGGTGGAGGCCGCCAAACGATTGTATCCCCAGGTAATTGTCAATGTACCGATGGCCGTAGGCATCTCCGAACACCACATGGTACACAAAGGAACCGTGACAGCCAAACCCGGGTCGTGGCTGGCCGTGTTATTCGATGCCGTCGAAAGTCTGGTGCGCCATGGCGTAAAAAATGTCATTGTGCTAAATGGTCACGGCGGCAATGTAGCTCCCTTGCGGGGCATATTTGGTCAATGGCGGTTGTTTTTCAAGATCGACCGCCCCGACGTAAATCTGCAATGGACTTCTTACTGGGATCTCATGTCAAAAGATGTGGCCGAACAAAATTTAAAAACAAAACGCTATCCGGGACACGCACAGGAATTTGAAACGGCATTCGCGCTGGCACTGTGGCCCGAAAACGTGCGCCACGATGCAATGCAGGATCAAGTAGATAAGGAACCTCTGGAAGCCACCGCAGAAGCCGGTGCAGCACTCGTGGAAGATGCAATAACACAGGTAACGGCATTTACGCAGGCATTTATCGACGGCGAGCATCGCGGAGAAAATGTCGAACATCATCCATGA